The sequence below is a genomic window from Sneathiella marina.
TGAAGCTGTCATTAATATTCTTCCGGTCAACTTTGGCCGTGTCTTTAGTGAAACCGGCGGTTTACCGTTAGCAAAACGCAGCCAGCAACGACAGGATTATCGCTTACAGGAACTTGCCCGTTGGAAAATTGAATTGGATCTTCCTATCCAAATCCATCCGAAATTCTTTCCGGCATCTGACCAAATAGCGGCCTTAATGGTAATGGCTGCAAAGCAACAAGGTTTGGATGCGGTCTCTCTTGGCGGAAATTTCTTACGTGCGGTCTGGGTCGAAGAAAAGAATATCGCTGATGAAGTAACCGCTATTGAAATAGCGAATAGCCTTGGTATGAATGGACAGGCGTTATTTGAAGACAGTCAGGCGCCAGAATTTCTCGTTGAATACAATGCCAATACGGAAATTGCGATTAACAGAGGTGCTTTTGGCGCGCCATCATATATAGTTGATGATGAAGTCTTTTGGGGTCAGGACCGACTGCATTTTGTTGAAAAGAAACTAAAATAATAAAAAGGGAAATCAGGGATGACACTAGATCCACAAGCAAAATGGGTTTTGGATATCGCGAAGGAAAAAGCCTTACCAACTCTAGACCAACTCTCACCTGAAGCTGCGAAGGCGGATTACAGTGAACGCGCCACCACGTTGACTTTCAAGGATGTTGAGATTGGCGAAACGTTCGATTTGAATATTCCGGGCCCGCTTGGCGACATACCTATTCGAATTTATCATCCAGTTGGAATGAAAGAATCCCTGCCTGTCCTGGTTTATTACCACGGCGGTGGATGGGTTGTTGGCAATATTGACACACATGACGCTCTCTGCCGCACAATTGCGAACAAGGGTCCTTTTGTCGTCGTCTCCGTTGATTATCGAATGGGACCTGAGGCTCCCTTTCCGGCTGCTGTGATTGATTCTGTTGCAGCTCTGAACTGGACTTCAGAAAATATCGCCGACTACAAAGGCGACCAGGAGCAAATTGCAGTCGGTGGCGACAGCGCGGGCGGTAATTTGTCGACAGTTGTTTGTTTAAACGCACTCAAGGAAAAATCTTTTTTGCCGAAATTTCAATGGCTGATCTATCCGGCAACAAATATGTCAATGGAGACGGCTTCCCATAAAAGTTTCGCCGAAGGGTATTTTCTGACAAACACATTGATGGTCTATTTTCAAAAAAACTATCTAGTGGATTTTGATGATTTATCTGACTGGCGTGCGTCTCCATTATGTGCGGATAGCCTGGCAGGACTGCCACCGGCTTTGATCCAGACCGCCGGTTTTGATCCGTTAAAAGATGAAGGTATGGCGTACGCTGCGCGAATGAATGCAGAGGGAAGTCGTGCAAAGCATACTGACTATGGCGGCATGATACATGGTTTCATCAACCTGGGCGGAGTGCTAGATCAAGCAACTATCGCCATTGACGAAGGCATAGCAGAACTAAAAAGTGCTTTAGAAGTATAGTTATTCTACTGATATATATAGCTGGGCATAAATATTGTATCTATGTAAATATTCGGATTTTTCTATTGGAAAAACCTAATTGTACATAGTTTTTCCTTCTGATTGTTTTCATTTTTATTTGTTTATAGCTTCAACAAAACGACTTTTCTTAAAATTTTATCTTTTATTAACTAACTTCCACTTATTACTTTCATGTTGAACACGAAGCCGCATTTTCTGAAGGCGGACATAATTCGTGAAGACGGCAGAGCAATATGGCGAACCGGCCTCTAATGAGTACCGAATGACCAAAATATTGTTCTCGTCAATAAGTAAAACTGTATGGAGGTAAGGACAGTAAATGGTTGATAGAAGTACAACGGGCAAAGAAATATTCTTCGATGAGAATGAAATCATCGTTAGCAAAACAGATTTGAAGGGTCATTTGACCTATTGCAACACCCTCTTTTTGAAATTAGCGGGCTATATGGAGCATGAATGCCTCGGGCAACCCCATAGCATGATCCGCCATCCAGAAATGCCACGATCTGTTTTCAAGCTACTCTGGGATACAATTCAAAATGAAGAAGAAATTTTCGCCTATGTGGTGAATAGGGCGAAGAATGGTGACCATTATTGGGTGTTGGCACATGTAACAATTAGCAAAGACGAAACCGGAAAAGTGATTGGTTATCATTCCAATCGCCGGGCTCCAAAACGCGATATCCTCGACAATACCATTCGCCCACTTTACCGCGAGCTCTGTGCAATCGAAAAACAGCATAACGATCGCAAGGCCGGCCTAGAAGCTTCAACTCAGAAACTGATGGAAACCATCAGTGGCACGGGTATGGAATATGGCGAATTTGTTGCCGGCCTGTCACGTGCAGCTTAGTGCACCAGAACAGCCGAAACAGTATAAAATAAAAGCTTGAAGTAAAAGGTAATAACATGTTTAAACGATTCAAAAAAGCCGAAGAAACAGTGGAGGCTGGTCAGCCCCTAGAGCCAGTATCAACGGATCAATCAGAGCAAACTGCAACCGCGAAGGAAGCGGTTGACAGCCAACCAATCAGCGAAATGCTGAGTGTCGTCAAAGCCGTTGCATCGGGTGATTTTGAAGCGCGTATAATCAACGTTCAAACAAGCGGTGAGATCGATGAACTGAAAAACGGTATTAACGAAATCATTGACCGGGCCGACGCTTATATTCGTGAGTCCATGGCGTGCCTTGAATTTGTTAGTGAAGGAAAATTCTATCGCCGTATCGAAGAAGGCGGAATGACAAAAACTTTGCTTCATGCAACTCGTTCCATCAATAATGCTATTGCTCATATGGAGCAGCGCGAAAACGAATTTCGAGGAGTTGTAAATAAAGTCGAGAGCACCATGGGTGATGTTGTCAATTCGGCAACAAGCATGAAAACCACTGCTCAATCAATGGAACAAACGGCTATTAAAACCAGCGAACAAGCAAATAATGTCGCTGCGGCTGCCGAAGAAACAGCAACAAACGTACAAACGGTAGCTTCGGCGACCGAGGAGCTAACAAGTTCTATTGCCGAAATTGATCGGCAGGTAAAGGAATCATCAAAAATTGCAGCGGAAGCCGTCGATGGGGCTACGCAGGCAAATCTCGAGATTAACAGCCTTGCAGAAGCTTCTGAGCGTATTGGACAGGTCGTTGGTCTGATCACTGATATCGCGTCGCAAACCAACCTTCTCGCCCTCAACGCGACTATCGAGGCTGCACGCGCCGGAGAAGCTGGCAAGGGTTTTGCAGTCGTCGCATCGGAAGTGAAAAGTCTGGCATCTCAGACAGCCAATGCAACCAAGGATATTGATGAGCAAATTCAGGATATTCAAAAATCGACACAATCAGCTGTTGGCTCAGTCTCGTCGGTCAATGAAATCATTAGCCGGATTAGTGATATCACCGGTTCAGTAGCCGCTGCGGTTCAACAGCAATCTGCAGCGACGAAAGAAATTGCCCAAAGTATTGAGCAAGCCTCGTCTGGAACGAATGAGACAACAAGAAGTATTTCCGAGGTTGGAGAGGCCGCACAGGATTCCGGGGTTGTCGCGGGGCAAGTGCTGGAAGCAGCTCAGAAGCTGAATGGTATGGCTGACCAGCTCAATGGAGAACTCAAGGCATTTGCTAACGGCTAAAGATTAACTCCATAATATAAAAAAGGGGCCATATGGCCCCTTTTTTCTGATCCGGCAGCTGTACTAGCGCCAGCCAACCCGATCAAATATTTTTACTGCTTCAATCTGGGCTTCAGCAACTTTATCAAGGCTGACTTCATCAGCTTTAAAGTTTCCCCAACCTTGAACTGTTTCATCAATTTCAACGCCATCCTTAACCGGGAACTCATAGTTTGACGATGCATAGAATTCCTGTGCTTTATCATCGGAGAGGAATTCAATCAGCTTAATTGCCGCTTCCTTGTTTTTTGCAGACTTCGTTACAGCTGCACCGGAAATATTGATATGGGCTCCCCGGTCGTCCTGGTTAGGCCAAAAAATTGCAACTTTCTCAACAGCGTCTCTTTGCTCCTGATCCTTGGCATTTTGCATCTTGCCATAATAGTAGGTATTGCCGATGGCAATATCACATTCGCCTGCGGCAACCGCTTTAATTTGATCTCGGTCGCCACCTTGTGGCTTTCTCGCAAGATTATCTTTTACGCCCTGTGCCCATTTCTCAGCAGCCTCTGCGCCTTGGTGAACAATGATTGAAGCCAGGAGGGACTGATTATAAACATTATTCGAAGACCTTACACAAATACGGCCTTTCCACTTCGGATCCGCTAAATCCTCATACGTGGACAACTCCTTTGGTTCAACCCGGTCTTTCGAATGAAAAAACACTCTGCTTCTGGCAGATAATCCGTACCAATGGCCGTTCGGATCTCTATATTGCGATGGAATATTATTTTCCAGCTTGTCCGACTTCACGGGTTGGAGAACGCCAGCATCCTCATGTGCCGCAAGACGGCTGATATCGACGGTCAGAACAACATCGGCCGGGCTGTTCATGCCTTCCGCTTTCAATCTTTCCAGCATGCCCTTCTTTGCAAAGACAACATTCACTTTAGTTCCTGTTTCCTTTTCAAATTCATCAAGGATTGGGCGAATGAGGCTTTCTTGCCGATAAGAATAAAGATTGACTTCATCCGACAACGCAGGCGCAGCCGTTGAAATAAAAGTGAGAGCGGCACAGGCCGACAATAGGGACGTTGAAAAGCGCATCTTGTTTCCTTAATTGATAATGCAAACCATTCTTAATATGAGAAAGGTTTAGTACGGAAATATGGTTATTGCAAGTCATTATCAATTTCATTGTGACAAAAGACATCAGTTTCGCTTACTCATTGCTATAAATGCAATTTTACGCACAACTGGCAAAATATGCTGAGGGCAAACATGCCGAAGAACTATCTTCGGGCTAAATTATTCGAATCAATTGAGGGCTTTTCTAATAGTTTTTCCGGTTATCTTCAGCCGGAATAGTCTGCGAAATTCTCTTGCGTGCATCCTAAAGCGGCGTATCCACGCCAACACTTTCTGTTATTGACGAATATCCTTGTTTTCGCAACAACTTGGCGACACCCTTTCCAATATCATGCGCAACATATGGCCCGCGATATACCATTGCCGTATAAAGTTGAAGTAAAGATGCACCAGCTTTGATCCGCATCAACGCATCCTCCGCAGTCTCGATGCCACCCACGCCAATCAGCGGTATTTTCCCGCTTGTCGCTCTATACATATCTTTCAATACCGACAGAGAGATCGATTTAAGGGGTGTACCGCTCAACCCGCCCGCTTCAACAGCGTGCTTGCTCTGTAAGCTGTGAGGCCGACTAATTGTTGTATTACTGATGATCAGCCCGTCCAGCGAATACTCAAGAGCTGCGGCTGCGATATCTGCTTTGTCATCATCTGTGAGATCAGGAGCAATTTTCAGCAAGATCGGAAACGAGCGAAGACCGCCTGATACCAAATCGTTCCGTGTTTCATGAAGACGGCCTAGTAGCTCCTCAAGCTCTTCCTTTCCATGCAATGATCGCAGGCCAGGTGTATTGGGAGAAGAAATATTAACAGTGACGTAATCGGCAAGGGGGGCAAGCTTTTGCATACCCAAGACATAGTCATGCATCCGATCCGTGCTGTCTTTATTTGCACCCAGATTTGCGCCGACAATGCCGGGGCTCTTACGACTTGAAAAATTTGCGGCAGCAACATCCAAACCTTGATTGTTGAACCCAAGTCGATTGACGATTGCATTATCTGCTCTCATTCGAAAAATTCTCGGCTTAGGATTACCGGCTTGTGCAAATGGTGTAACACTGCCCGCCTCAATGAAGCCAAACCCTAGCTGGGCCAGCGGGTCCAGAACTTCAGCATTTTTATCATATCCAGCAGAAAGCCCGATGGGTGTTGGAAAATCGAGCCCAAATACATTCGACTGCAATATAGGATCCGGCTCTGATTTCACGGCTGGTAACAAGCCGGACTTCAATGCTTTGATGGAAAGGTTATGCGCATCCTCCGCATCAAGGGAAAAAAACAAGGGTTTCGCAAGCCGATATAAAAGGGACATTCTTTTCAAGCCAAATCCGGAAACACATGCAGATTATCCGCACCCAGCGGTAATTCTATCACCGAAATGGCTTTCGATGGGTCAAGGGCGCCATATAAATGCGGAAAAAGCACTCCGGCGCGTGCGGGTTCCCAAACCAGCGCCTCACCCAAATCATCTGCCTCGACAGCCAATAGTACAAGATTTGTAACACCAGCTCGATGCTTTGCGGCACTTTCAACAACAGTTTCCTTCGTCGAAAAATGAATGAATCCATCTTTCAGGTCATTTTCCGTGCCCCCATAAGCTCCCTCTTTTACAGCACGGTTCCAGCTGTCTTTATCCGCCATGTGATAGATAACCGTCATCTCATTTTCGTCCGTTAAAAATTTTTGCAAACCTACAGGATGACTGAGGGCTTGCACAGTAAAATCAAATTCTTTTGAATAGCTCGCCTGGGACAAGACTTGCCCCGGATATCGCTTATCTGATAGATAGAATGCCTTATCTTATAAGGAATATTGGCAATGGCAGGTGTTTATTTTTATAACGGGGATTGGCATGATGAATGTCCAAAAGTTCTAGGACCAACAGATCATTCGTTCTGGATGGCGTCAACTGTCTTTGATGGTGCGCGTTCTTTTCAAGGAATGGCTCCTGACTTGGATTTACATTGTGCGCGTCTTGCCCGATCTGCTTTGGCCTTGGGGTATAATCCAACAATGGAAGATGGTGAAGTTCTGGACCTGTGCGAACAGGCGGTTAAAAAGCTTCCTAAGGAATCAGAACTCTATATTCGCCCAATGTATTTTGCCCGCGGTGGATTTATTGATCCTGATCCAGAATCGGCGGAATTCATACTCGCAGTTTATGACAGCCCAATGCCGGAAGCTCACGGTTTCACAGCTCATTTTTCCCGATTGAGGCGACCGGCCAATGACATGGCGCCAACGGACGCAAAGGCTTCTTGCCTATATCCGAATTCCGGCAGGGCAATGGTTGAAGCAAACCGAGCTGGATTTGACAATGCAATTTTAATGGATTCCAACAATAATGTCGCAGAATTTGCCACCTCCAATTTATGGACGGTCAAAGATGGCGTGGCGTTCACTCCTGCTGAAAACGGCTGCTTTCTTGCCGGCATTACACGCAGCCGGATTAAGAAGCTTGCCGATATGGCTGGCATTGAGGTTCAGGAAACTCATATGACCAAGGAAGATGTTCTTACGGCGGATGAAGTTTTCAATAGCGGAAATTTCGGCAAGGTTCTGCCCGTCACCCGCGTCGACGACACGGAATTTCAGCCCGGACCAGTGAGCCGCAAGCTCAGGGACATGTATATGGACTTTTCCCGTGACAATCAGATATTCTAAGTATCCGGCCGGCGTTAAAAGCGCCCGTTAATTAGCGCCAAGATTTTCGCCGGCCAACACGCGATCGATCAACGATATCGTTTCCTCTATGCCATATAGAGCAATAAAAGACCCCATGCGCGGCCCCTGACTTTGACCGAGTAAAGTTTCGTAGAGCGCCTTGAACCAGTCCCTCAGGTTTTCAAAGTCGTTATCATTCCCGACTTGGAAAACCTGATTTTGGATGTCACTTGCCTCAGCATTTTCAGGTAATTCCTTGAGTAATGCTACAAGCTGCATCAGCGCCGTCCGCTCTTTTTCCGTTGGCAACCGGTATTGCTTGGTTGGTTTAACAAAATCCCTGTAATAGTCGATAGCGTATCCTACCAGTTTATCAAGCTCAGGGTTGGTAGCGGCAGTTGCCCCTTCCGCATAGCGCGAAATAAATCCCCATAAAACAGATGGCTCATCCGCGTTG
It includes:
- a CDS encoding Fe(3+) ABC transporter substrate-binding protein, translating into MRFSTSLLSACAALTFISTAAPALSDEVNLYSYRQESLIRPILDEFEKETGTKVNVVFAKKGMLERLKAEGMNSPADVVLTVDISRLAAHEDAGVLQPVKSDKLENNIPSQYRDPNGHWYGLSARSRVFFHSKDRVEPKELSTYEDLADPKWKGRICVRSSNNVYNQSLLASIIVHQGAEAAEKWAQGVKDNLARKPQGGDRDQIKAVAAGECDIAIGNTYYYGKMQNAKDQEQRDAVEKVAIFWPNQDDRGAHINISGAAVTKSAKNKEAAIKLIEFLSDDKAQEFYASSNYEFPVKDGVEIDETVQGWGNFKADEVSLDKVAEAQIEAVKIFDRVGWR
- a CDS encoding quinone-dependent dihydroorotate dehydrogenase, with amino-acid sequence MSLLYRLAKPLFFSLDAEDAHNLSIKALKSGLLPAVKSEPDPILQSNVFGLDFPTPIGLSAGYDKNAEVLDPLAQLGFGFIEAGSVTPFAQAGNPKPRIFRMRADNAIVNRLGFNNQGLDVAAANFSSRKSPGIVGANLGANKDSTDRMHDYVLGMQKLAPLADYVTVNISSPNTPGLRSLHGKEELEELLGRLHETRNDLVSGGLRSFPILLKIAPDLTDDDKADIAAAALEYSLDGLIISNTTISRPHSLQSKHAVEAGGLSGTPLKSISLSVLKDMYRATSGKIPLIGVGGIETAEDALMRIKAGASLLQLYTAMVYRGPYVAHDIGKGVAKLLRKQGYSSITESVGVDTPL
- a CDS encoding 2-hydroxychromene-2-carboxylate isomerase; this encodes MTKTIDYYVTLVSPWTFMGHDRLVKLAEENEAVINILPVNFGRVFSETGGLPLAKRSQQRQDYRLQELARWKIELDLPIQIHPKFFPASDQIAALMVMAAKQQGLDAVSLGGNFLRAVWVEEKNIADEVTAIEIANSLGMNGQALFEDSQAPEFLVEYNANTEIAINRGAFGAPSYIVDDEVFWGQDRLHFVEKKLK
- a CDS encoding PAS domain-containing protein, which codes for MVDRSTTGKEIFFDENEIIVSKTDLKGHLTYCNTLFLKLAGYMEHECLGQPHSMIRHPEMPRSVFKLLWDTIQNEEEIFAYVVNRAKNGDHYWVLAHVTISKDETGKVIGYHSNRRAPKRDILDNTIRPLYRELCAIEKQHNDRKAGLEASTQKLMETISGTGMEYGEFVAGLSRAA
- a CDS encoding methyl-accepting chemotaxis protein, whose protein sequence is MFKRFKKAEETVEAGQPLEPVSTDQSEQTATAKEAVDSQPISEMLSVVKAVASGDFEARIINVQTSGEIDELKNGINEIIDRADAYIRESMACLEFVSEGKFYRRIEEGGMTKTLLHATRSINNAIAHMEQRENEFRGVVNKVESTMGDVVNSATSMKTTAQSMEQTAIKTSEQANNVAAAAEETATNVQTVASATEELTSSIAEIDRQVKESSKIAAEAVDGATQANLEINSLAEASERIGQVVGLITDIASQTNLLALNATIEAARAGEAGKGFAVVASEVKSLASQTANATKDIDEQIQDIQKSTQSAVGSVSSVNEIISRISDITGSVAAAVQQQSAATKEIAQSIEQASSGTNETTRSISEVGEAAQDSGVVAGQVLEAAQKLNGMADQLNGELKAFANG
- a CDS encoding DUF952 domain-containing protein — encoded protein: MSQASYSKEFDFTVQALSHPVGLQKFLTDENEMTVIYHMADKDSWNRAVKEGAYGGTENDLKDGFIHFSTKETVVESAAKHRAGVTNLVLLAVEADDLGEALVWEPARAGVLFPHLYGALDPSKAISVIELPLGADNLHVFPDLA
- a CDS encoding alpha/beta hydrolase, with translation MTLDPQAKWVLDIAKEKALPTLDQLSPEAAKADYSERATTLTFKDVEIGETFDLNIPGPLGDIPIRIYHPVGMKESLPVLVYYHGGGWVVGNIDTHDALCRTIANKGPFVVVSVDYRMGPEAPFPAAVIDSVAALNWTSENIADYKGDQEQIAVGGDSAGGNLSTVVCLNALKEKSFLPKFQWLIYPATNMSMETASHKSFAEGYFLTNTLMVYFQKNYLVDFDDLSDWRASPLCADSLAGLPPALIQTAGFDPLKDEGMAYAARMNAEGSRAKHTDYGGMIHGFINLGGVLDQATIAIDEGIAELKSALEV
- a CDS encoding branched-chain amino acid aminotransferase, with amino-acid sequence MAGVYFYNGDWHDECPKVLGPTDHSFWMASTVFDGARSFQGMAPDLDLHCARLARSALALGYNPTMEDGEVLDLCEQAVKKLPKESELYIRPMYFARGGFIDPDPESAEFILAVYDSPMPEAHGFTAHFSRLRRPANDMAPTDAKASCLYPNSGRAMVEANRAGFDNAILMDSNNNVAEFATSNLWTVKDGVAFTPAENGCFLAGITRSRIKKLADMAGIEVQETHMTKEDVLTADEVFNSGNFGKVLPVTRVDDTEFQPGPVSRKLRDMYMDFSRDNQIF